One stretch of Pseudomonas sp. NC02 DNA includes these proteins:
- a CDS encoding metalloregulator ArsR/SmtB family transcription factor, with product MNATPTDDSQASTGDRILFLLKTRGPLKTTDLAALLEITSEAARQQIQKLQVAQLIVGVSAPISGAGRPSLKWTLTETAQSKFPDSHSVLTLHLIESIEGIFGSEGVEKVIASMEATARHEYTQACSAASTLREKVEILVQIRERAGYMAQMEPLDDGWLLVENHCPICVAARKCQGFCRSELQIFQAALGDENVVERREHLISGDRRCAYSIQPRRL from the coding sequence ATGAACGCCACACCCACCGACGACAGCCAGGCATCCACCGGGGACCGCATCCTGTTCCTGCTCAAGACCCGTGGCCCGCTGAAAACCACGGACCTGGCTGCACTGCTGGAAATCACCTCCGAAGCCGCCCGCCAGCAAATCCAGAAGTTGCAGGTCGCGCAGTTGATCGTCGGAGTATCGGCCCCCATCTCGGGTGCCGGCCGGCCCTCGTTGAAGTGGACATTGACCGAAACCGCCCAAAGCAAATTCCCCGATTCCCACAGCGTACTGACGTTGCACCTGATCGAGTCCATTGAAGGAATTTTTGGCAGCGAAGGCGTGGAAAAAGTCATCGCCAGCATGGAAGCGACGGCCAGGCACGAATACACCCAGGCCTGCTCCGCCGCGTCGACCTTGCGGGAGAAAGTCGAGATCCTGGTACAGATTCGCGAACGCGCCGGGTACATGGCGCAGATGGAGCCGCTGGACGATGGCTGGCTGCTGGTGGAGAACCACTGCCCGATCTGCGTCGCCGCCCGTAAATGCCAGGGGTTCTGCCGCTCGGAACTGCAGATCTTCCAGGCAGCCCTGGGCGATGAGAATGTGGTGGAGCGGCGCGAGCATTTGATTTCCGGGGACCGGCGCTGCGCCTACAGCATCCAGCCCCGCCGCCTGTAA
- a CDS encoding LysR family transcriptional regulator, with protein sequence MSIGKNFAGVIAFMKVAASESFSEAARDLGISVPSVSRSITRLETQLAIKLLERTTHSVAVTQEGRRFFQECLPSVEHLLRTTEALKHATQSPSGVVRVSSTVGFGRKCIAPLLPGFCKSHPDITLEFDLNDRHVDFAEGRVDVAIRNGRLEDADVIARQLAPMSFVTCAAPEYLHSAGYPQTLEDLAAHKTIAFRLAQSGKPHVWEFEVDGQFIRLPLPYSQLFNDPELVALAAVAGGGVAQLAGYQAQHWIAQQRLIVLLPGYAAQARGRGHYICYRQRDKIPLRVKLFVDYMVQAFQA encoded by the coding sequence ATGTCCATCGGAAAAAACTTCGCCGGCGTCATCGCCTTCATGAAAGTCGCGGCCAGCGAAAGCTTCAGCGAGGCAGCACGCGACCTGGGCATTTCAGTGCCTTCGGTGAGTCGCAGCATTACCCGCCTGGAAACCCAACTGGCGATCAAGCTGCTGGAACGCACGACCCACAGCGTAGCGGTCACGCAGGAAGGGCGCCGGTTTTTTCAAGAGTGCCTGCCCAGTGTCGAGCATCTGTTGCGCACGACCGAAGCGCTGAAACACGCTACCCAGTCGCCGTCCGGCGTAGTGCGCGTAAGCTCTACCGTGGGTTTTGGGCGCAAGTGCATTGCGCCGCTGTTGCCTGGGTTCTGTAAGTCCCACCCGGACATCACCCTCGAATTTGATCTGAATGATCGCCATGTGGATTTCGCCGAAGGTCGCGTGGATGTCGCGATTCGCAACGGGCGGCTGGAGGACGCCGATGTGATCGCCAGGCAACTGGCGCCGATGAGTTTCGTCACCTGCGCCGCGCCTGAGTACCTGCACTCAGCCGGCTACCCGCAGACCCTGGAAGACCTTGCGGCGCACAAGACTATCGCCTTTCGCCTGGCGCAGTCGGGCAAGCCGCATGTGTGGGAGTTTGAAGTCGACGGGCAGTTCATACGGCTGCCGTTGCCTTACAGCCAGTTGTTCAATGACCCGGAGCTAGTGGCGCTCGCGGCCGTAGCCGGCGGTGGTGTGGCACAGCTGGCCGGCTATCAGGCGCAGCACTGGATCGCGCAACAGCGTTTGATCGTTTTGCTGCCGGGTTATGCGGCGCAGGCGCGGGGCAGGGGGCATTACATCTGCTATCGGCAGCGCGACAAGATACCGCTGCGAGTCAAGCTGTTCGTCGACTACATGGTGCAAGCCTTCCAGGCATGA
- a CDS encoding YhcG family protein yields the protein MSETPDSLNTPPEGYSDWLSDLKNRIHCAQQRATLAVNRELVLLYWQIGQDILTRQARQGWGTKVIERLAQDLRSAFPEMKGFSPRNLKYMRAFAEAWPDSEFVQQAAAQLPWGHNLVLLDRLPGPETRRWYIAQAIEHNWSRNVLVMQIEGRLLERSGNAVSNFEGLLPKAQSDLARESLKDPYRFDFLGLTLDAQEREIENALVKHVTDFLLELGAGFAFVGRQVLLDVGGEEFFVDLLFYHLKLRCYVVIELKAGKFKPDHLGQLGFYLAAVDAQLKHPQDSPTIGLLLCKSKNEVVAEYALRDSSRPIGVAEYQLVESLPAELQTSLPSIEQIERELATDRPSMASVS from the coding sequence ATGAGTGAGACCCCCGATAGCCTGAACACACCACCCGAGGGATACAGCGACTGGCTGTCCGATCTCAAGAATCGAATCCACTGCGCCCAGCAACGCGCCACCCTGGCGGTAAACCGCGAGCTGGTGTTGCTGTACTGGCAAATCGGCCAGGATATTCTGACCCGGCAAGCGCGGCAGGGCTGGGGGACCAAGGTGATTGAGCGGCTGGCGCAGGATTTGCGTTCAGCGTTTCCGGAAATGAAGGGTTTCTCGCCGCGTAACCTGAAGTACATGCGCGCATTTGCGGAGGCGTGGCCGGACTCCGAATTTGTGCAACAGGCTGCTGCACAATTGCCCTGGGGCCATAACCTGGTGTTGCTGGACAGGCTACCCGGGCCCGAAACCCGTCGCTGGTACATTGCCCAGGCCATCGAGCACAACTGGTCGCGCAACGTCCTGGTGATGCAAATTGAGGGTCGCCTGCTGGAGCGCAGCGGCAATGCGGTCAGCAACTTCGAGGGGCTGCTACCCAAGGCGCAATCCGACCTGGCTCGCGAATCGCTTAAGGATCCTTACCGTTTCGACTTCCTCGGCCTGACCCTTGACGCGCAGGAACGTGAAATCGAAAACGCCCTGGTCAAACATGTCACCGATTTTCTGCTGGAGCTGGGCGCCGGTTTTGCCTTCGTGGGACGGCAGGTGTTGCTGGACGTGGGAGGCGAGGAGTTTTTCGTCGACCTGCTGTTTTATCACCTCAAGCTGAGGTGCTACGTGGTCATCGAACTCAAGGCCGGCAAATTCAAACCCGACCATCTGGGGCAGCTGGGCTTTTACCTCGCGGCGGTAGATGCCCAGCTCAAGCACCCACAGGACAGCCCCACCATCGGCCTGCTGCTGTGCAAGAGCAAGAACGAAGTAGTGGCCGAATACGCCCTGCGTGACAGTTCGCGCCCCATTGGTGTTGCCGAGTATCAACTGGTGGAATCACTGCCTGCAGAGCTGCAAACCAGCTTGCCGAGCATCGAACAGATTGAGCGTGAGCTGGCAACTGATCGGCCCTCCATGGCAAGTGTTTCGTAG
- a CDS encoding helix-turn-helix transcriptional regulator — MQGLVREYLPGLREPHVHPEHAQIMYAIKGSMTVLTAEGIWVLPPQRALWIPPGVSHTFKHSRQVSMRTVYVRQGAASIPPWARCAVLNVGTLVRELILACAQLPGEYPEHSRESRLGTVLLDHLALLEQDAFYLPEPSDKRAVRAANLIKQNPNDTRPLKEIAFEVGASARTLERLFAAQTRMGFGAWRQRLRMMVALENLAAGESVSSTAAAIGYESSSSFIAVFRSVFGCSPARYFAQR, encoded by the coding sequence GTGCAAGGTTTGGTCCGGGAGTATTTGCCCGGCTTGCGTGAACCTCACGTTCACCCGGAACACGCGCAAATCATGTACGCCATCAAAGGTTCGATGACGGTACTGACGGCCGAAGGCATCTGGGTTCTGCCACCGCAGCGGGCGCTCTGGATTCCGCCAGGTGTCAGCCACACCTTCAAGCATTCGCGTCAGGTGTCGATGCGTACCGTATATGTGCGTCAGGGCGCGGCCAGCATTCCACCGTGGGCCCGCTGCGCAGTGTTAAATGTCGGGACGCTGGTGCGCGAGCTGATCCTGGCCTGCGCGCAACTGCCAGGCGAGTACCCCGAGCACAGCCGCGAAAGCCGCCTGGGCACCGTGCTGCTGGACCACCTGGCATTGCTTGAGCAAGACGCCTTTTACCTGCCTGAACCCTCGGATAAACGCGCGGTGCGCGCCGCCAACCTGATCAAGCAAAACCCCAACGACACTCGGCCGCTCAAGGAAATCGCCTTCGAGGTAGGCGCCAGTGCACGCACCCTGGAGCGGCTGTTTGCTGCCCAGACCCGCATGGGCTTCGGCGCCTGGCGCCAACGCTTGCGGATGATGGTGGCCCTGGAAAACCTCGCGGCGGGGGAAAGCGTCAGCAGCACCGCCGCCGCGATTGGCTACGAAAGCTCCAGCAGCTTTATCGCCGTGTTCCGCTCGGTGTTCGGTTGCAGCCCGGCCAGGTATTTCGCCCAGCGTTGA